In Streptomyces thermolilacinus SPC6, a single genomic region encodes these proteins:
- a CDS encoding ATP-binding cassette domain-containing protein: MPVPPLLSLRGIHKRFGAVEALADVELEVRAGEIVALMGDNGAGKSTLVNVIAGVAPADEGVIRWEGRTVRVRRPHDAHALGIATVFQDLALALCDNLDVVGNLFLGRELRHAGLLDEVEMERRARDLLGSLAIHVPDLRARVASLSGGQRQTVALSRSLIGEPRLLLLDEPTAPLGVQQTSRFLDLVETLRDRGTGVLLVSQNMGDVKAVADRVAVLHLGRNNGFFDVSTASQEQIISSITGVTSHPGPGTARRPPHARGAGR, encoded by the coding sequence GTGCCGGTCCCACCCCTGCTGTCCCTGCGCGGCATCCACAAGCGGTTCGGCGCCGTCGAGGCGCTCGCAGACGTGGAGCTGGAAGTCAGGGCCGGGGAGATCGTCGCCCTGATGGGCGACAACGGCGCGGGGAAGTCCACCCTCGTCAACGTCATCGCCGGGGTCGCCCCCGCCGACGAGGGGGTCATCCGGTGGGAGGGCCGCACCGTACGGGTGAGACGGCCGCACGACGCCCACGCCCTGGGCATCGCCACCGTCTTCCAGGACCTGGCGCTGGCGCTGTGCGACAACCTCGACGTCGTCGGCAACCTGTTCCTCGGCCGCGAGCTGCGCCACGCCGGTCTCCTGGACGAGGTGGAGATGGAGCGGCGCGCCCGCGACCTGCTGGGTTCGCTCGCCATCCACGTACCGGACCTGCGGGCACGGGTGGCGTCCCTGTCGGGCGGGCAGCGGCAGACCGTCGCGCTCTCCCGTTCGCTGATCGGCGAGCCCCGGCTGCTCCTCCTCGACGAGCCGACGGCCCCCCTCGGCGTCCAGCAGACCAGCCGCTTCCTCGACCTCGTGGAGACGCTCCGCGACCGGGGAACCGGGGTGCTGCTGGTCAGCCAGAACATGGGGGACGTCAAGGCGGTCGCCGACCGGGTCGCCGTCCTCCACCTCGGCCGCAACAACGGCTTCTTCGACGTCAGCACCGCCTCGCAGGAGCAGATCATCTCCTCCATCACCGGAGTCACCAGCCACCCGGGCCCCGGCACCGCCCGCCGCCCCCCGCACGCGCGCGGAGCGGGGCGGTGA
- a CDS encoding sugar ABC transporter permease: protein MNGLRRAVVGGADAVGRRLTTGELGALPVIVAVLVIWSVFQILNANFLAPRNLSNLSVDIVGAGLIAVGIVFVLLIGEIDLSVGSVSGLSAALFAVLSVRHGMAEWLAIVTAVLCGAAIGALHGFFVARVGAPAFVVTLAGLLGWNGLMLFVLGTSGTVNLDEDSLLGRLTGHYFHQVSAAYGLAAVGSVLCFLVYYRDRRRRRAAGMPHRPLTEIAVRTGVVALIAFSAAHVLNRFQGLPLALLCFLVVVGGLDVVLRRTRYGRKVYALGGGSEPARRAGIDVVRVRISVFMLSGTMAAIGGLFLASRITSVSQTSGSGLLLMNAIAAAVIGGTSLFGGRGTTWSALLGMLVIQSIASGMSLLGIQPAVQFMITGGVLLAAVVIDTVARRTRKEHGRA from the coding sequence GTGAACGGCCTGCGGCGGGCCGTCGTCGGCGGCGCCGACGCGGTCGGCCGACGGCTGACCACCGGCGAACTGGGCGCGCTGCCCGTCATCGTCGCCGTCCTCGTCATCTGGTCCGTCTTCCAGATCCTGAACGCCAACTTCCTCGCCCCGCGCAACCTGTCCAACCTCAGCGTGGACATCGTCGGCGCCGGGCTTATCGCCGTCGGGATCGTCTTCGTCCTGCTGATCGGCGAGATCGACCTGTCGGTCGGGTCCGTCAGCGGTCTCTCGGCGGCCCTGTTCGCCGTGCTGAGCGTGCGGCACGGCATGGCCGAGTGGCTCGCCATCGTGACCGCCGTGCTGTGCGGCGCCGCCATCGGCGCCCTGCACGGCTTCTTCGTCGCGCGGGTCGGCGCCCCGGCCTTCGTCGTCACCCTCGCCGGACTCCTCGGCTGGAACGGCCTGATGCTGTTCGTCCTCGGGACCAGCGGCACGGTCAACCTGGACGAGGACAGCCTGCTCGGTAGGCTGACCGGCCACTACTTCCACCAGGTGAGCGCGGCGTACGGCCTGGCGGCGGTCGGGTCCGTCCTGTGCTTCCTCGTGTACTACCGGGACCGGCGGCGGCGCAGGGCGGCCGGGATGCCGCACCGGCCGCTCACGGAGATCGCCGTACGGACCGGGGTGGTCGCGCTCATCGCGTTCTCCGCCGCGCATGTGCTCAACCGGTTCCAGGGGCTCCCGCTCGCCCTGCTGTGCTTCCTCGTCGTCGTCGGGGGCCTCGACGTGGTGCTGCGCCGTACCCGGTACGGGCGGAAGGTGTACGCCCTGGGCGGCGGCAGCGAACCGGCCCGGCGCGCCGGGATCGACGTGGTCCGCGTGCGGATCTCGGTCTTCATGCTGTCCGGCACGATGGCGGCGATCGGCGGTCTCTTCCTCGCCTCGCGCATCACGTCGGTGAGCCAGACCTCAGGGTCGGGGCTGCTGCTGATGAACGCCATCGCCGCCGCCGTGATCGGCGGCACCAGCCTCTTCGGCGGCCGGGGCACCACCTGGTCCGCGCTGCTCGGCATGCTGGTCATCCAGTCGATCGCCTCCGGGATGTCCCTGCTGGGCATCCAGCCGGCCGTACAGTTCATGATCACTGGCGGGGTGCTGCTGGCGGCGGTGGTCATCGACACGGTGGCCAGACGCACCCGCAAGGAACACGGCAGGGCGTAG